TAACGGGTTGCGAAAACAATATCCACAATATATTTCTCGATCTTTTCGTCCATATATACATCTTTCACCACTTTGCGGGCATTCAGTATTTCAGCAGTGCTTAAAATGCTATTCACAGTCGCTGCAGTATGGGCGAGATTCTGGCGGATGATCTTTTTTTCATCCTCTTTTGTAGGGTACCCGATCACCACTTTCAGCATAAATCGGTCTACCTGCGCTTCGGGCAGGGGATAGGTACCTTCCTGTTCAATGGGGTTTTGCGTCGCAAGAACTAAAAAAGGTTCGGGCAGTTTGAATGTTTCATCACCAATAGTGACCTGCTTTTCCTGCATTGCCTCCAGCAAAGCGCTTTGCACTTTGGCAGGAGCACGGTTTATTTCATCGGCCAATATAAAGTTCGCGAAGACAGGGCCTTTGCGAATGGTAAATTCTTCTTTCTTTTGATTGTAGATCATGGTACCGATCAGGTCGGCCGGTAACAGGTCGGGAGTGAACTGAATGCGGCTAAAATTGGCATGAATTGTTGCAGCCAGCGATTTAATGGCCAGTGTTTTTGCAAGGCCCGGTACACCTTCAAGTAAAATGTGTCCGTTCGAGAGCATGGCGATCAATAAACGTTCAACCATGTATTTTTGGCCAACGATCACCTTATCCATCTCAAGGTTGATCATATCAACAAACGCGCTTTCTTTTTGAATACGTTCGTTCAATTCTTTAATATCCGTCATAATTTAATGGGTGTTTTATTTGTGACGCAAATTTAACTCTATGGTATAGTTTAAAGGGTGTTTAAAGTGTTAAAAAATGTTAACTCGTGCGAATTACGAATGTAAACGAATGTTACGAATGTGATAGGTGGGTATATTCGTATATTCGATTCGTGGTAATTCGATTCGTAATATGCGTAAGCGTTATTTTTTAAGACTATCCTATGTTGGTACTCAGTACCACGGCTGGCAGCAGCAGGCGAATACGCCTGATACCATACAGGAAATTATGAATATCAGGTACTCATCTATTCTGGGTGAGAAGATAAACATGATAGGCTGCGGCCGCACAGATACCGGTGTTCATGCCCGCGATTTTTATGCACAT
This is a stretch of genomic DNA from Bacteroidota bacterium. It encodes these proteins:
- a CDS encoding AAA family ATPase codes for the protein MTDIKELNERIQKESAFVDMINLEMDKVIVGQKYMVERLLIAMLSNGHILLEGVPGLAKTLAIKSLAATIHANFSRIQFTPDLLPADLIGTMIYNQKKEEFTIRKGPVFANFILADEINRAPAKVQSALLEAMQEKQVTIGDETFKLPEPFLVLATQNPIEQEGTYPLPEAQVDRFMLKVVIGYPTKEDEKKIIRQNLAHTAATVNSILSTAEILNARKVVKDVYMDEKIEKYIVDIVFATRYPSEYKLDKFKQLISFGGSPRASINLAMASKAYAFIKRRGYVIPEDVRAICQDVLRHRVGLTYEAEAENITSEMVVNEILNTVEVP